Proteins from a genomic interval of Quercus robur chromosome 9, dhQueRobu3.1, whole genome shotgun sequence:
- the LOC126698884 gene encoding uncharacterized protein LOC126698884, which translates to MAMTLMRSSIRQKLSSQIHLSKSLIPNSHLPFSSKVSDRIVKLAALDPDGKKHEVVGLTGQTLLKALTNTGLIDPASHRLEEIDACSAECEVNIAQKWLDMLPPRTYDEEYILKRSSRARVMNTHSRLACQVVLTPELQGMIVAVPEPKPWDIP; encoded by the coding sequence atggCGATGACACTGATGAGATCAAGCATTCGTCAAAAACTCTCCTCCCAAATCCACCTCTCCAAATCTCTAATCCCAAACTCCCATCTCCCATTCTCTTCCAAGGTCTCAGATCGCATAGTGAAGCTCGCAGCGCTGGACCCAGATGGGAAAAAGCACGAGGTGGTGGGTCTAACCGGTCAGACTCTTCTCAAAGCCTTAACCAACACTGGTCTCATCGATCCTGCCTCTCACAGGCTCGAAGAAATCGACGCTTGTTCAGCTGAGTGTGAAGTCAATATCGCTCAAAAATGGCTCGACATGCTCCCACCTCGCACCTACGATGAGGAGTATATCTTGAAGAGAAGCTCGCGTGCACGTGTTATGAACACGCATTCTCGTCTTGCTTGTCAGGTTGTTCTCACTCCTGAGCTTCAAGGTATGATTGTGGCTGTCCCTGAACCAAAGCCTTGGGATATTCCTTAA
- the LOC126698881 gene encoding linoleate 9S-lipoxygenase-like encodes MASKGLLCSCLQDYLSAIRGKVPGESSGKTKSSTTIIKGEVVIIRHGESDPEKSVFVQICSCTEDKPGSGKGKLSEQRRLKGGKSYDFNGMKATKYTIKFRVELDFGIPGALVIKSQHKQKFFLQSATLQTLHPIHFHCNSWIYPFQLTKADRVFFSNTSHLPNQTPGGLRDWRQEELKSLRGNKSGERKEWDRIYDYDFYNDLGNPDKGREYVRPVLGGSRSHPYPRRGRTGRPPSKADPLTESRPEKINLDIYVPPDERFSPKKLSEFISNSIQATVHLLIPEAKLLFKQDSGSFRSFEETSSFFSSNKNQVVEGQVKETLKNMVPEKLFKEVIHASNQNPVKFPLPQIIAENELAWMDDEEFGRQMIAGINPAKIQCLEVFPPQSKNGVRSSIMESDIKNNLDGLSLTEAMNGWKILILDHHDYLMPFLNRINTKGVCAYASRTLLFRRSDDTLKPIAIELSLPGSSYASEINMVILPASHGNEAALWQLAKTHVVANDSVHHQLISHWLQTHAVLEPFIIATRRQLSVMHPIHRLLDPHFKDTMHINALARSILINSGGVLEKILLSGEISMELSSEVYKEWRFDQQGLPDDLIKRGMAIKDSNPTGVRLLFEDYPYGADGIEIWTAIKTWVTDFCSIFYKDDNSVKSDIELQAWWSEIKNIGHGDKRNETWWYKMKEFSELTQALTTLIWIASALHASVNFGQYAYAGYPLNRPTLCRKFIPKEGSIEYAEFLEDPDKYYFKMLPERFEMSLAVALVEVLSQHTSDEVYLGQRPSEWTDNEEVKHKFDKFNAELQKIERKIMERNNDPRLKNRCGPVKIPYKLLYPDTSNNGPKEGITGKGIPNSISI; translated from the exons ATGGCAAGCAAAGGCTTATTATGTTCTTGTTTACAAGATTATTTGAGTGCTATTAGAGGCAAAGTTCCTGGTGAGTCAAGTGGAAAAACTAAATCTTCGACTACCATCATCAAGGGGGAAGTTGTTATCATCCGTCATGGGGAATCGGATCCTGAAAAATCAGTTTTCGTTCAGATCTGTAGTTGCACTGAGGACAAGCCAG GATCTGGCAAAGGGAAGTTGAGTGAACAGAGGAGGCTCAAAGGTGGAAAGAGCTACGATTTTAATGGCATGAAAGCCACAAAATACACAATTAAGTTCCGGGTTGAGCTAGATTTTGGAATTCCGGGAGCTTTAGTCATTAAAAGCCAACATAAGCAAAAATTCTTCCTTCAGTCTGCAACTCTCCAAACTTTGCATCCGATCCACTTCCACTGCAACTCTTGGATATACCCTTTCCAACTGACCAAAGCTGATCGAGTTTTCTTCTCAAACACA AGTCATCTTCCAAACCAAACACCAGGTGGCCTAAGAGATTGGAGGCAGGAGGAACTTAAAAGCTTGAGGGGCAATAAAAGTGGAGAGAGGAAGGAATGGGACCGAATCTACGACTATGACTTTTACAATGATCTGGGCAATCCTGATAAAGGTCGAGAATATGTGAGACCTGTCTTGGGTGGGTCTAGATCACATCCATATCCTCGTCGAGGAAGAACAGGTCGTCCTCCTAGCAAAGCAG ATCCTTTAACCGAGAGCCGGCCAGAAAAAATCAACTTAGACATATACGTTCCTCCGGATGAGCGGTTCAGCCCAAAGAAACTATCTGAGTTTATATCAAATTCAATCCAGGCTACCGTACATTTGCTTATCCCTGAAGCAAAATTACTGTTCAAACAAGATTCTGGTAGTTTTCGTTCATTTGAAGAGACAAGTAGCTTTTTTTCCAGCAATAAAAACCAAGTGGTGGAGGGACAGGTTAAAGAGACATTGAAGAATATGGTACCAGAAAAGCTTTTCAAAGAAGTAATTCATGCAAGCAATCAAAACCCAGTAAAATTTCCATTGCCTCAAATTATTGCAG AAAATGAATTGGCATGGATGGATGACGAAGAGTTTGGGCGACAAATGATTGCGGGAATTAATCCAGCAAAAATCCAGTGCTTGGAG GTGTTTCCACCACAGAGCAAAAATGGAGTGAGGAGTTCAATAATGGAGTCAGACATAAAGAACAACCTCGATGGCCTGAGTCTTACTGAG GCAATGAACGGATGGAAGATACTCATCCTGGATCATCATGACTACCTGATGCCATTTTTAAACAGAATAAACACAAAGGGTGTTTGTGCCTATGCATCTCGTACACTACTGTTCCGAAGAAGTGATGACACACTAAAGCCAATAGCAATAGAACTTAGCTTGCCTGGCTCCTCTTATGCCAGTGAAATTAATATGGTGATTCTTCCAGCAAGTCATGGCAACGAAGCAGCATTGTGGCAACTTGCTAAAACTCATGTTGTAGCTAATGACTCTGTTCATCATCAACTAATCAGCCATTG GTTACAAACCCATGCAGTACTTGAACCCTTCATCATTGCCACTAGGAGGCAATTGAGTGTGATGCATCCAATCCACCGATTACTAGATCCTCATTTCAAAGACACCATGCACATAAATGCATTGGCTCGGAGTATCCTCATTAACTCTGGAGGAGTCCTTGAGAAAATATTGCTGTCTGGTGAAATCTCCATGGAGCTGTCTTCTGAAGTTTACAAGGAGTGGAGATTTGATCAGCAGGGCCTTCCCGATGATCTAATCAAGAG AGGCATGGCCATAAAAGATTCAAATCCCACTGGAGTTCGGCTCCTCTTTGAGGACTATCCCTATGGAGCAGATGGAATTGAGATATGGACCGCCATCAAGACCTGGGTCACAGATTTTTGCTCAATCTTCTATAAAGATGATAATTCTGTCAAGTCTGACATAGAACTCCAAGCATGGTGGtcagaaataaaaaatatcggTCACGGTGATAAGCGTAATGAGACATGGTGGTACAAAATGAAAGAATTTTCAGAACTAACACAGGCTTTGACAACTCTCATATGGATTGCATCTGCCCTCCATGCTTCAGTGAACTTTGGGCAATATGCATATGCTGGTTACCCTCTGAACCGTCCCACACTATGTCGAAAGTTTATTCCAAAGGAAGGATCTATTGAATATGCCGAGTTCCTTGAGGATCCAGACAAATACTATTTTAAGATGTTGCCTGAAAGATTTGAGATGAGCCTTGCTGTAGCATTAGTAGAGGTCCTCTCTCAGCACACATCAGACGAAGTGTACTTGGGTCAGAGGCCATCAGAGTGGACAGACAATGAGGAGGTTAAGCATAAATTTGACAAGTTCAATGCTGAACTtcaaaagatagagagaaaaatcATGGAGAGGAATAACGATCCCAGGCTTAAGAACAGATGCGGTCCTGTGAAGATTCCATACAAACTTTTGTATCCTGACACATCCAATAATGGACCCAAAGAGGGTATAACGGGAAAGGGAATCCCTAACAGTATATCTATTTGA